The Nitrospirota bacterium sequence GATAGACGACAACATCTTTGTCAAAATATATTTTGCCCCCATTCCGCTGAATACGGTGACAGAGATCACGGTCTTCTCCTGTACGAAGTTTTTCATTAAACAGACCGACTTCATCCACAATCCGTCGGGAAAGAACCAGATTACAGGAATGAAGATTCCGGCAATACCGGCTTATGGACAGAGTCTTTGCAAAGGCCATGTTACCCGACACCAGCACAGAACGGCTCGCATTTCCTACAGCTCTGTTCAGAAACGGTTCATCAGGAGGTGAAACATTCGGCCCTCCCACAGCCCATGCGCCGGTGGCTTCAAACGCAGTAATGGCATTTCTGAGCCAGTCCTGACGGGGATAGGCATCTGAATCAACGAGGGCATAAAACGCCGCATCAGGATATCTGCAGAGTGCTATGTTCCTCTTTGCCGCGATGTTCAGAGCTCCGGTCGGATGGATAAGAACATTCGAGCAAAACTCATCAGGCAGCGTTAAAGGATAATCCGGCAGCAGCACGATTTGGTAATTCGTGTAATCCAGCCGAGTACAGCCGCACAGGCATTCAAAGACATAATCATTAAACGATATGCACGGAACTACGATCACAACAAAGGGATCCGTCATCTACCCTTCTTCAACAATCTGCGAAACAGGCCAGGATAGTACGAGGGTGTAGTCATAATAGTCACCGTCCATGCACACTCATATGTGCAACTTCTGCAAGACATGTCCCCATGACCGTCATCAGTGCGTCTGCTTTTCCATATAGACATAAAATCCATATTGTTTGCTCGAAGGCTTCCAAGGCGGCTGTCTCGTCCAAATACCTCACAGGGGAGCAGATCACCATTAGCTGCAATCACTCCAAACAGCGTCCCGGCCCGGCAGGATGCCCGTGAGCGTGGAACTGAACTCGAAGCTGTCAGACAGTCGTTCAACATAGCATTTTTCGCATTCCTGGTACGCTCCCAGAGCCGGTGACGGATCGGATAGTCGATATGCCGCTGATCCTCGGCAATTCGGGAGGAAAGTTCATTATAGGCGCTAAGAACAGCCGTTCTATCTTTGAGCTCCTTCACAACACCCTCCCGCCGCATCAGAATCGGAGAAAAGAATAGAATCCCTCTTCCTTTCAACTCGTTATACACTTCCAGAATGTCAGCGGCGTTCAGGGGTGTTACCGTCAGTGCAATATCAGGCATCAGGCGTTTATCTTTCAATTCTTCGACCATACGATAGGTCTGCAGTGCCTTCCTGTACGCGCCCGGCACACGCCGGTTCGTATCATGGCGCTCCTCATGGTGGTCAAGAGAGATTGAAATCTTGATCCTGCCGGACAGAGATTCAGCGGTCCATTTCCTTAGAAATGACTCCACAGCATCCACCTGGGTCCCGTTGGTCGTAATGATTATAGAACGTGCAGAGGTATTGTTGAGATAGGCCGCAACAATCTCAAATAGGTCCTCACGCAGAAAGGGCTCGCCTCCGGTCAGATTCACATTATAAAGACATGAACCCATTGTCCTGGTCATCCGCCTGATCTCATCAATAGACAACTCTTTGTCCTGAGGGCAGGCATTGCTGAAATCTAAAAAACAGTGGCCGCACCGGGCGTTGCACCGTTCCGTAACGAAATGCACAATACTGAGTGGCTCTCTTCTTGTGATAAATGCATTCACGCCAATTCGTGTCAAATTCAAGAGAGGCACTGTGATCACATACTGCCTTCGGGCATCATGCTCAGCCTGAAATCCTCGTTGGCAAGATCGGTTCTTCCAAGTTCCTGATATATAGTGCCTCTTTCCCGATAATAAAGCTGCCTCATTGGTGAATTATCGGTCAACAACGCGCTGCTGAGATCAGCTATTGCAGCTTCAAGATCTCCCAACTGTCTAAGGATCCAGGCACGCTGAAAATAGATTGTATGCATCTCACCGTATCCCTTGGCAGTAGCTATCTCAACAGCCTTGTTCATGTCAGTCAAAGCTTTTTGGAATTCGCCTTTTAGCCCATAACCTATCCCGCGCTGAAAATATACCCTCCCCACAGTGTTCGGCTGGAGGTCGATAGCCCGTGTCCAGAGAGTCACATCGTCTTTCCAAAAGGAAATCTGCTGGATCGTGCAGTAGCAGCCGAGCAACAGGAGAAGAAATGTCCCCGCCCCAATTAAAATGCGGACAAGATACGACCCGGAAAATCTAACAAAAAAAACAGTAATACCAAGGGCTGCCAGCATTGCCAGGGGAAGACCCGGAAGATAGGTAAATCTGGCTGCCATCGCGGTAGGTCCTACTGCAGTAATTCCAATAACCGGAAGCAGGGTTATCAGATAAATCAGCCAAGTGACAGTAAAAACCGGCCGGCGTTTAACAGTCAGAACACAACATATTGTGACTGCAACAAAAAAGAAAATCGGCAGAGTATACTCCATGCCTAACTTTGTGATATTGCCGGGATGCAAATAGAAAGGGCTCAGATCAAGAGGCCAAACCGTTAGCCGGAGATAGGCCATGATTGATTTCAAGGCATTCAGCATGCGAGATGGCATATCCGAGCGCTCAAGCGGGATCATCTCCACTGTCTGCGAAAACATGGTAATCACTGCTGCGAAACCTGCAAGAACAACAAGGGGGATTTTCTCAAGGAGCAGCGTAGGAAAAGTCTTCCTGTGAACCCTCCTGAGTGGAAACCAGTCCAGCACCAGAAGCACCAGAGGAAGCGTCACCAACATGGATTTGCTAAGCAGCGAGAGACAATAAAAACCAATCGCAAGCCAATAATACCGGGAGACCAGAAAAGAAAATTGATTTTCAGCAGAGCCTATCTGATTTACTGTCATCCGCGTATACCTCAGATAGGCAAAAATCGCAGGGATTCCAAAGAAGAAACTCAAAACATCTTTTCGCTCGGCAGCCCAGGCAACTGACTCAACTCTCAGCGGGTGCAAACCAAAAAAAAGCGCTGCCATCAGGGAACAATAAATTATATTCGAATTGTTCAGAATCCTGGCCTTATTTACTTCGGAATATGTAACGGCAAGATATATTTGCAGGAGTTCCAAGGAAAGCAAAAAAAACATTCCTGTATTTAACGCATGAAGTGCATTATTGGTAAGATGATATCCAACCGGGTTCAGTCCCCAAACGGCATAGTCCACCGCATATGAAAGCCATGTCAGCGGTGCCCAGTAATTGCAGTAAAACGTGGTAAAGGCCCAACTGACCGTCTCAAAAGAGAGATTTCTGATATATACATTGTCGATAATATAGCCGGAATCGTCCCAGATGAGCAGTTCATTATTAAGGTCGGGGATAAAACAGACAAACGAAAGAATTACTGCCACAAAGAAAGCTCCGTAAATCTTAAATCTGTCGGATATACTCTTCACCTCATTATAGCCAGACGATCTCGAATTCACTGGCACAAACCATAGCAAAAGACGCGCACCGAAAAGAATCTATGGCCCTGCATACTATTATTTGAGAAGTCTTTTTTCAGCAACTTTCTTTCTCTCGGCCTTCCATTTTTCATAGGCGATCTTATATCCCTGCCGGACCGGGATCTGGTTCATAAGCGACAGAATATGAGCTTCAGGAAACCCCGCCCAGGGGATATTGAACATATGCTTCAGCACCCTCCCCAGCCGCAGCACTTCCAGTGAGGTCTCATAGAACAGCTCTTCCCGCACCTCTGGCGTCATGGCCGGGTCCGGATGATCAAATAGCGCATATGCCCCGGAGTAGTATTCCCAGCCCATTTCCTTGTAAAGGTATGGCTCATACTGCTCGCGAAGTCTCGTTCCCGGGTAAGGTACGACCAGGGATGGATGCATGCTCACGCCCAGACGGTCCGCCAGTTCCACAGAGCGTTTGAAATCCTCCAGAGAATCATCCCGGCTTCCGAGCATATAGAAGAGAGACACATCAATGCCGTGGTCCCTTATGGTTCGTACTGCCCGTTCCCGATCCACGCCGATCTTTCCATCAGCACCGTAAGCCTTCAGACTTTCATCGGACATGGCGTCCCACCCGACCCAGACCGTTCGCATGCCGCTCTCGCGGGCAGCATTCAGCATGCGTGATCCCTCTGGCGATAAAACAGGTCTAAGACTGCCGAAGCCCATCCATTTCTTCTTGCTGCCTTTCAGTGCAGTGAACAGGTCAATGGCCCTCTGCGCCTGACCGACCCACCAGATGTTCTCGTCGCCGTTGATATACATCTTTTCGGGAATTGCAGCCACATCGCGCACCACATGATCTATCGGACGGAAGCGTACCTTTGCACCCCAGAACGGTTTTACGGAGCAAAATGCACAATTGTAAGGGCATCCCCGCGAGGTGTTCACAATCCGGAACTGATGCTTGCGTTTGCCCTGTAGAAGCCCGTACAGAGGCGTAGGGAGATCATCAAGGGATATCTGCTCCCCGCGATAAAATGGTTTTAACTGACCGCTGCGGAAATCCCGAAGAACCTCAGGCCAGACAGACTCTGCCTCACCGATCACCACCGCGTCGCCATGCTGCTTGGCTTCTTCAGGCATGGCAGAGGCATGCATATTGCCAAAGACGATCTTGATTCCCTTCACCCTCAGCTTTGCCGCTATTTGGTATCCCCCCACGGCTGTTGGAGTCAGGATGCTTATGGCCGCAAGGTCGCACTCCAATCTCTCAATGGCCTCGGGGTCAGCACTGGCACTGATCAACTCGATCTCGATGTCAGGATCTGCACGGCGGGTAAGTGCTGCCAGATACTCGAGACTCGGCGGAGCCACCGGCGTCCAGCCAAAGGGAAGCGGAGGGAAGATTATGGCAAGTTTCATGCGTAGCTATCAGCCATCAGTGGTCAGTTATCAGCTTTCAGTCTTCGGATAAAAGAAGTAAGCATTCGTTTCACATCGACTACCTCTTCGGAAAGTCTTTCATAAGAAGAAGTCTTCAGTAACTTGATTTCATGGGAAAGAAGCAACAGATATTCAACTTCACTTGCAGA is a genomic window containing:
- a CDS encoding radical SAM protein: MHFVTERCNARCGHCFLDFSNACPQDKELSIDEIRRMTRTMGSCLYNVNLTGGEPFLREDLFEIVAAYLNNTSARSIIITTNGTQVDAVESFLRKWTAESLSGRIKISISLDHHEERHDTNRRVPGAYRKALQTYRMVEELKDKRLMPDIALTVTPLNAADILEVYNELKGRGILFFSPILMRREGVVKELKDRTAVLSAYNELSSRIAEDQRHIDYPIRHRLWERTRNAKNAMLNDCLTASSSVPRSRASCRAGTLFGVIAANGDLLPCEVFGRDSRLGSLRANNMDFMSIWKSRRTDDGHGDMSCRSCTYECAWTVTIMTTPSYYPGLFRRLLKKGR
- a CDS encoding tetratricopeptide repeat protein, with amino-acid sequence MAVILSFVCFIPDLNNELLIWDDSGYIIDNVYIRNLSFETVSWAFTTFYCNYWAPLTWLSYAVDYAVWGLNPVGYHLTNNALHALNTGMFFLLSLELLQIYLAVTYSEVNKARILNNSNIIYCSLMAALFFGLHPLRVESVAWAAERKDVLSFFFGIPAIFAYLRYTRMTVNQIGSAENQFSFLVSRYYWLAIGFYCLSLLSKSMLVTLPLVLLVLDWFPLRRVHRKTFPTLLLEKIPLVVLAGFAAVITMFSQTVEMIPLERSDMPSRMLNALKSIMAYLRLTVWPLDLSPFYLHPGNITKLGMEYTLPIFFFVAVTICCVLTVKRRPVFTVTWLIYLITLLPVIGITAVGPTAMAARFTYLPGLPLAMLAALGITVFFVRFSGSYLVRILIGAGTFLLLLLGCYCTIQQISFWKDDVTLWTRAIDLQPNTVGRVYFQRGIGYGLKGEFQKALTDMNKAVEIATAKGYGEMHTIYFQRAWILRQLGDLEAAIADLSSALLTDNSPMRQLYYRERGTIYQELGRTDLANEDFRLSMMPEGSM
- a CDS encoding B12-binding domain-containing radical SAM protein; protein product: MKLAIIFPPLPFGWTPVAPPSLEYLAALTRRADPDIEIELISASADPEAIERLECDLAAISILTPTAVGGYQIAAKLRVKGIKIVFGNMHASAMPEEAKQHGDAVVIGEAESVWPEVLRDFRSGQLKPFYRGEQISLDDLPTPLYGLLQGKRKHQFRIVNTSRGCPYNCAFCSVKPFWGAKVRFRPIDHVVRDVAAIPEKMYINGDENIWWVGQAQRAIDLFTALKGSKKKWMGFGSLRPVLSPEGSRMLNAARESGMRTVWVGWDAMSDESLKAYGADGKIGVDRERAVRTIRDHGIDVSLFYMLGSRDDSLEDFKRSVELADRLGVSMHPSLVVPYPGTRLREQYEPYLYKEMGWEYYSGAYALFDHPDPAMTPEVREELFYETSLEVLRLGRVLKHMFNIPWAGFPEAHILSLMNQIPVRQGYKIAYEKWKAERKKVAEKRLLK